A part of Clarias gariepinus isolate MV-2021 ecotype Netherlands chromosome 14, CGAR_prim_01v2, whole genome shotgun sequence genomic DNA contains:
- the srsf2a gene encoding serine and arginine rich splicing factor 2a has translation MSYGRPPPDVEGMTSLKVDNLTYRTSPETLRRVFEKYGRVGDVYIPRDRYTKESRGFAFVRFHDKRDAEDAMDAMDGALLDGRELRVQMARYGRPPDSHYGRRGGPPRRYGGYGRRSRSRSPRRKRGHSRSRSRSRSRSRSRSRYSRSRSRSYSRSRSHSKSRTPRRRKSKSPSRSRSRSKSKSPSRSRSPRSNRASKSKSRSRSRSRPKSPEANGTAQES, from the exons ATGAGTTACGGTAGGCCTCCGCCCGACGTCGAGGGCATGACCTCGCTGAAAGTGGACAACCTGACTTATCGGACTTCGCCCGAGACGCTTCGGCGCGTTTTCGAGAAGTACGGTCGCGTCGGAGACGTGTACATCCCGAGAGACCGGTACACGAAGGAAAGCCGCGGGTTCGCCTTTGTGCGCTTTCACGACAAGCGGGACGCCGAGGACGCGATGGACGCCATGGACGGCGCGCTGCTGGACGGGCGCGAGCTGCGCGTGCAAATGGCGCGCTACGGAAGACCGCCGGACTCGCACTATGGCCGCCGCGGGGGACCGCCTCGCAGATACGGCGGATACGGACGGAGGAGCCGCAG TCGCAGTCCCCGGCGTAAGAGAGGACACAGCCGATCCCGAAGCAGGAGCCGCTCTCGATCCCGAAGCAGGTCTCGTTACAGCCGGTCCAGATCCAGGTCCTACTCTCGGTCTCGCTCCCACTCCAAGAGCCGCACTCCCCGCAGGAGGAAGTCTAAGTCCCCTTCCAGGTCCCGATCCAGATCTAAGTCCAAGTCTCCGTCTAGGAGTCGCAGTCCCCGCTCGAACAGAGCGTCCAAATCCAAGTCGAGGTCCCGGTCCAGGAGCAGACCCAAATCTCCCGAGGCCAACGGAACCGCACAGGAGTCGTGA